In one window of Porites lutea chromosome 8, jaPorLute2.1, whole genome shotgun sequence DNA:
- the LOC140946497 gene encoding uncharacterized protein produces the protein MVIPLQDQASHGKGKNKRKSKGRGSGGGRGRGRGQEPLSTPGRSEGASKPPDEREEIAHQFAEGEEKPVASASSPASKAEETLGACSSVSETKNPSRSSADQKPDVRGPCAKEPSSDKSIPSTEATQGKSRQQQPKQSKGKSHVSSSPPDTKGITKYMPSVMIYFAS, from the exons ATGGTTATTCCCCTACAAGATCAAGCAA GTCACgggaaaggcaaaaataaacgaaaatctAAGGGTCGAGGTTCTGGAGGCGGacgaggaagaggaagaggacAAGAGCCGTTGTCTACTCCAGGAAGAAGCGAAGGTGCATCAAAACCTCCTGATGAAAGGGAAGAAATTGCTCACCAGTTTGCTGAAGGAGAGGAGAAACCAGTGGCAAGTGCAAGTTCTCCTGCGTCAAAAGCAGAAGAAACACTTGGGGCTTGTTCATCTGTTTCAGAAACAAAGAATCCATCGCGATCTTCAGCCGACCAAAAGCCAGATGTAAGAGGTCCTTGTGCAAAAGAGCCTTCATCAGACAAAAGCATACCGTCGACAGAAGCAACACAGGGAAAATCAAGGCAGCAGCAGCCCAAACAATCTAAGGGAAAGTCACATGTATCTTCTTCTCCGCCAGACACTAAAGGTATTACAAAATACATGCCCTCGGTCATGATTTACTTTGCTAGTTGA